A section of the Myxococcus virescens genome encodes:
- a CDS encoding lipase: MTPSQTDAPHAPSTPAEAPSAITRLARTLRGLPPAERWWGPGCAGMAGWLKRAAQSLPPEDLTPRFHALLARVRQGLPVLPEEARRHQYVLVRGMLGDELPGYLLDNVQRLERRGLSVREAAVDTEGLLADNVAVLREVLRDAEYFGRSVVMVGHSKGGVECTATLALYPELRHVVRAVVTLQAPYGGSSIAHDLATTPRLRRLIDFAFPLLFHGVSRSVEELSYPQRQAFIQQHPYPADIPTVSLATSRMSRTSTLYPLQRYLHERYGYQADGMVTAVDAEVPGARVVRLHDMDHAEAALRGLPGLVRYHPGDLTEVMVALALEAR, encoded by the coding sequence ATGACGCCGTCGCAGACCGATGCCCCACACGCTCCGTCCACCCCCGCCGAGGCCCCGAGCGCCATCACCCGGCTCGCGCGCACGCTGCGCGGACTGCCTCCCGCCGAGCGCTGGTGGGGCCCTGGCTGCGCGGGCATGGCCGGCTGGCTGAAGCGGGCGGCGCAGTCCCTTCCCCCCGAGGACCTCACGCCCCGCTTCCATGCGCTGCTCGCGCGCGTCCGCCAGGGGCTGCCGGTGCTGCCGGAAGAGGCCCGGCGCCACCAATACGTGCTGGTGCGCGGCATGCTGGGAGACGAGCTGCCCGGCTACCTGCTGGACAACGTGCAGCGGTTGGAGCGCCGGGGACTGAGCGTGCGCGAGGCCGCGGTGGACACCGAAGGGCTGCTCGCGGACAACGTGGCGGTGCTCCGCGAGGTGCTGCGCGACGCGGAGTACTTTGGCCGCAGCGTGGTGATGGTGGGACACAGCAAGGGCGGCGTGGAGTGCACCGCCACGCTGGCGCTCTACCCGGAGCTGCGCCACGTGGTGCGCGCGGTGGTGACGCTCCAGGCGCCGTATGGCGGCTCATCCATCGCGCACGACCTGGCCACCACGCCCCGGCTCCGACGGCTCATCGACTTCGCCTTCCCGCTGCTGTTCCACGGCGTGTCCCGCTCCGTGGAGGAGCTGTCCTATCCCCAGCGGCAGGCCTTCATCCAGCAGCACCCCTACCCCGCCGACATCCCCACCGTGTCGCTGGCCACCTCGCGGATGTCGCGCACCTCCACGCTGTACCCGCTCCAGCGCTACCTGCACGAGCGCTACGGGTACCAGGCGGACGGCATGGTGACGGCGGTGGACGCGGAGGTGCCCGGCGCGCGCGTGGTGCGGCTGCACGACATGGACCACGCGGAGGCCGCGCTGCGCGGCCTGCCAGGTCTGGTCCGCTACCACCCGGGCGACCTCACCGAGGTGATGGTCGCCCTGGCGTTGGAAGCGCGCTGA
- a CDS encoding peptidylprolyl isomerase, with the protein MTTHDDSQGGRKNARSLAELHALGIMKKMPPALQLDSTEPVALPTVEAPSLEGVSVAQVAPAPLTEQELVDRFDALRRRHADVRERQPGEDVALEDDVLVDVLGFANNRLMPFSVRENWWVRVAADPGLPGFFESLAGAKVGQSVAIELTLPDTYPVEALRGQPARFLVSVKAARALKLLDDDSPELLSRLGMGSITDVMRKLGDELAQERLADVDRLTQERVMDVLVDRTPVELSAALVDEEIRQRWAEAERPILQRKDFQPDELQEALEGWLQDPLTRMDAAYRITLALVLRAIAERDGIQPDRAATDAMLEDLATLTGVNRQELGVAVKEDEALARRLYEMALRFSTIDHVMKKVTLTPASA; encoded by the coding sequence ATGACGACCCATGATGATTCGCAGGGCGGTCGTAAGAATGCCCGTTCGCTGGCCGAGCTTCATGCGCTTGGCATCATGAAGAAGATGCCACCGGCGCTGCAGCTCGACAGCACCGAGCCGGTGGCGCTTCCCACGGTGGAGGCTCCTTCCCTGGAGGGAGTGTCGGTGGCCCAGGTGGCGCCTGCGCCGTTGACGGAGCAGGAGCTCGTGGACCGCTTCGATGCGCTCCGTCGCCGGCACGCAGACGTCCGCGAGCGTCAGCCGGGCGAGGATGTGGCGCTCGAGGACGACGTGCTCGTGGACGTGCTGGGCTTCGCCAACAACCGGCTGATGCCCTTCTCTGTCCGGGAGAACTGGTGGGTGCGCGTCGCGGCGGACCCGGGGCTGCCCGGCTTCTTCGAATCACTGGCGGGGGCGAAGGTGGGCCAGTCGGTCGCCATCGAGCTGACGCTGCCGGACACCTATCCCGTGGAGGCGCTGCGGGGGCAGCCGGCCCGCTTCCTCGTGAGCGTGAAGGCTGCGCGAGCGCTGAAGTTGCTGGACGATGACTCGCCGGAGTTGCTGTCACGGCTGGGCATGGGCTCCATCACGGACGTCATGCGCAAGCTGGGGGACGAACTGGCCCAGGAGCGGCTCGCCGACGTCGACCGGTTGACGCAGGAGCGCGTCATGGACGTGCTCGTGGACCGCACGCCGGTGGAGCTGTCCGCCGCGCTGGTGGACGAGGAGATTCGCCAGCGCTGGGCGGAGGCCGAGCGGCCCATCCTCCAGCGCAAGGATTTCCAGCCCGACGAACTTCAGGAAGCGCTGGAGGGCTGGCTGCAGGATCCGCTGACCCGCATGGATGCGGCGTACCGCATCACGCTGGCGCTGGTCCTGCGAGCCATCGCCGAACGCGACGGCATCCAGCCGGACCGCGCGGCGACGGACGCCATGCTGGAGGACCTCGCGACCTTGACGGGCGTCAACCGGCAGGAGCTGGGCGTGGCGGTGAAGGAGGACGAGGCGCTGGCTCGCCGCCTGTACGAGATGGCGCTGCGCTTCTCCACCATCGACCACGTGATGAAGAAGGTGACGCTGACGCCCGCCTCGGCGTGA
- a CDS encoding DUF350 domain-containing protein encodes MLLLGVVVSVQGVLASIIYSLIGLAVFVAGFYVIRLIMPFDVHKELEADQNTAVGIVIGSFIIGLAIIVAAAISG; translated from the coding sequence ATGTTGTTACTTGGCGTGGTGGTCAGCGTTCAGGGTGTGCTGGCGAGCATCATCTACTCGCTCATCGGATTGGCGGTGTTCGTGGCGGGCTTCTATGTCATCCGCCTCATCATGCCGTTCGACGTGCACAAGGAACTGGAGGCCGACCAGAACACGGCGGTGGGCATCGTCATCGGTTCCTTCATCATCGGTCTGGCCATCATCGTGGCCGCGGCCATCAGCGGATGA
- a CDS encoding peptidylprolyl isomerase, which produces MRTQFLTTVLLCLTLTACKDSDKKESTGGGTPPSATTPAKPTAPSAAEVPAAAPPSEAASGEWTKKVQAGQDVYATLETNQGAIVVRLFSKDAPKTVANFVGLATGEKAWTDPKTGQRVEGKPLYDGVIFHRVIPGFMIQGGDPTGTGRGDPGYRFEDEFQSGRTFNKKGLLAMANAGPGTNGSQFFITTSTPDYLNNRHTIFGEVVSGYDVVEKISNVQRDPRDKPLEPVVIQKIAMSDQAPAGSGN; this is translated from the coding sequence ATGCGGACCCAATTCCTGACGACTGTCCTCCTCTGCCTTACCCTCACCGCCTGCAAGGACTCCGACAAGAAGGAATCCACGGGGGGTGGTACCCCGCCTTCCGCGACGACGCCGGCGAAGCCCACGGCGCCTTCCGCCGCAGAGGTGCCGGCCGCGGCGCCCCCCTCCGAGGCCGCCTCGGGTGAATGGACGAAGAAGGTCCAGGCGGGCCAGGACGTCTACGCCACCCTCGAAACGAACCAGGGCGCCATCGTCGTGCGCCTCTTCTCCAAGGATGCCCCCAAGACGGTGGCCAACTTCGTGGGCCTGGCCACGGGCGAGAAGGCCTGGACGGACCCGAAGACGGGCCAGCGCGTGGAGGGCAAGCCGCTGTACGACGGCGTCATCTTCCACCGGGTGATTCCGGGCTTCATGATTCAGGGCGGCGACCCCACGGGCACCGGCCGCGGTGACCCGGGCTACCGCTTCGAGGACGAGTTCCAGAGCGGCCGCACCTTCAACAAGAAGGGCCTGCTGGCCATGGCCAACGCCGGCCCCGGCACCAACGGCAGCCAGTTCTTCATCACCACCTCCACGCCGGACTACCTCAACAACCGTCACACCATCTTCGGTGAGGTGGTGTCGGGCTACGACGTGGTGGAGAAGATTTCCAACGTGCAGCGCGACCCGCGCGACAAGCCCCTGGAGCCGGTCGTCATCCAGAAGATCGCGATGAGCGACCAGGCCCCGGCCGGCAGCGGGAACTGA
- the speD gene encoding adenosylmethionine decarboxylase, translating to MSKLTTGQEWLVDASGCAPGSLKDAAALAALFEELIVVLDLKVVGQPQWHVFPEPGGITGLALLAESHLGIHTFPEHGFAALNVYCCRERPRPDFEALLARHLGTTACVVRELKRGVTA from the coding sequence ATTTCGAAGCTGACCACCGGACAGGAATGGCTGGTTGACGCCAGCGGCTGCGCGCCTGGCAGCCTCAAGGACGCGGCGGCACTGGCGGCGCTCTTCGAGGAGCTCATCGTCGTGCTGGACCTGAAGGTCGTGGGCCAGCCGCAGTGGCACGTGTTCCCGGAGCCTGGTGGCATCACCGGGCTGGCGCTGCTGGCCGAAAGCCACCTGGGCATCCACACATTTCCCGAGCACGGGTTCGCCGCGCTCAACGTGTACTGCTGCCGTGAGCGCCCGCGTCCGGACTTCGAGGCGCTGCTGGCGCGCCATCTGGGGACGACGGCGTGCGTGGTGCGTGAGCTGAAGCGAGGGGTGACGGCGTGA
- a CDS encoding NAD(P)/FAD-dependent oxidoreductase — protein sequence MELTRRELVAAFLGSAVAASACRKSGPRERVPGAVVDQAVELGHRLRGGPLPRADIVEPVEVLVVGAGVAGLSAAWRLASAGVRGVRVLELEAEPGGTSRSGRNAISAYPWGAHYLPAPLEDRGPVVRLLREMGAVTDVDDAGRPHFEESLLIHEPEERFFYRGHWYEGLYLHAGASAEDLEELRRFEARMNGFASARDAKGRRAFAVPSGLSSDDAEWTALDALSMAAWMEREGFRSARLKWVVDYACRDDFGTTAEHVSAWAGIWYFTARQDGHGERSEGYLSWPEGNGRLVRQLVSALPNGAVERNVLVHTVEPVEGGCRVDALEAGSGKPRAFLARQVVLACPRFIAAHVVAPWRRERPAWLSGFTYGPWVVANLTLSSPPRSRGFPLAWDNVFYESRSLGYVVATHQTLRQDEQGPTVLTWYLPMDGADVKAEREKALSARYADWEALVMADMLPAHPGIAGQAQRLEVQRWGHAMVRPAPGFMWGQAKQAAGESLGNSLHFAHSDLGGMGLFEEANWFGVRAAERVLAELGRREVSWL from the coding sequence GTGGAACTGACGCGGCGGGAGCTGGTCGCCGCGTTCCTCGGTTCCGCGGTGGCGGCCAGTGCGTGCCGGAAGTCGGGGCCGCGGGAGCGTGTCCCCGGCGCGGTGGTGGACCAGGCCGTGGAGCTGGGGCACCGGCTGCGCGGCGGGCCGCTGCCCCGCGCGGACATCGTGGAGCCCGTGGAGGTGCTGGTGGTGGGCGCGGGCGTGGCGGGCCTGTCCGCGGCCTGGCGGCTGGCGAGCGCGGGCGTGCGAGGCGTGCGCGTGCTGGAGCTGGAGGCGGAGCCGGGAGGCACGTCTCGCTCCGGGCGCAACGCCATCTCCGCGTATCCATGGGGCGCGCACTACCTGCCGGCGCCGCTGGAGGACCGGGGCCCTGTCGTCCGGCTGCTGCGGGAGATGGGGGCCGTCACCGACGTGGATGACGCGGGCCGGCCGCACTTCGAGGAGTCGCTGCTCATCCACGAGCCGGAGGAGCGCTTCTTCTACCGGGGCCACTGGTACGAAGGGCTCTACCTGCACGCGGGCGCCAGCGCGGAGGACCTGGAGGAACTGCGGCGCTTCGAGGCGCGGATGAACGGCTTCGCCTCCGCGCGAGACGCGAAGGGGCGCCGGGCCTTCGCGGTGCCTTCCGGCCTGTCCAGTGACGACGCCGAGTGGACGGCGCTGGACGCGCTGAGCATGGCGGCCTGGATGGAGCGCGAGGGCTTCCGCTCCGCGCGGCTGAAGTGGGTGGTGGACTACGCGTGCCGCGACGACTTCGGGACCACCGCCGAGCATGTCTCCGCCTGGGCCGGCATCTGGTACTTCACCGCGCGGCAGGACGGGCATGGGGAGCGCAGCGAGGGCTACCTGAGCTGGCCCGAAGGCAATGGCCGGCTGGTGCGGCAGCTCGTGTCGGCGCTGCCGAACGGCGCGGTGGAGCGCAACGTGCTGGTGCACACCGTGGAGCCCGTGGAGGGCGGCTGCCGTGTGGACGCGCTGGAGGCGGGCTCGGGCAAGCCCCGGGCTTTCCTGGCGCGGCAGGTGGTGCTGGCGTGTCCGCGCTTCATCGCCGCGCACGTGGTGGCGCCGTGGCGGCGGGAGCGTCCGGCGTGGCTGAGTGGCTTCACGTATGGGCCGTGGGTGGTGGCGAACCTGACGCTGTCGTCGCCGCCGCGCTCGCGGGGCTTTCCGCTGGCCTGGGACAACGTCTTCTATGAGAGCCGCAGCCTGGGCTACGTGGTGGCCACGCACCAGACGTTGCGCCAGGACGAGCAGGGCCCCACGGTGCTCACCTGGTACCTGCCCATGGACGGCGCGGACGTGAAGGCCGAGCGGGAGAAGGCGCTGTCGGCCCGCTACGCGGACTGGGAGGCCCTGGTGATGGCGGACATGCTGCCCGCGCACCCTGGCATCGCCGGGCAGGCGCAGCGGCTGGAGGTCCAGCGCTGGGGCCACGCCATGGTGCGGCCTGCACCGGGCTTCATGTGGGGGCAGGCGAAGCAGGCCGCGGGGGAGAGCCTGGGGAACTCGCTGCACTTCGCGCACTCGGACCTGGGCGGCATGGGGCTCTTTGAAGAGGCGAACTGGTTTGGCGTGCGGGCCGCGGAGCGCGTGCTGGCGGAGCTGGGCCGGCGTGAGGTGAGCTGGCTGTAG
- a CDS encoding DUF4178 domain-containing protein: MTQGKCPSCGAMVEFTAGSAQVVVCGYCQTVVARKGLDFESHGKIGSIVPTDSPLQLRAEGRYRKAAYTIVGHLQKDHGAGPWDEWYVEFADGRTGWLSESEGAFHLMFDMGPEEGVVLEDLHPGERLHLRDRAWVIEERGHGRVVAAAGQLPSDVDPTQDAWYVDATGPKGAFLTLDFGTRGHSPEVFVGEALKLEQLGIPAGQLRPRVRKVELQQARCTQCNGNLDLRAPDKTLRVACPYCGALLDARQGKLSFLRMLEKPSRPLLIPLGTKGKLDGAEWICIGYLERSCTVEGVRYPWEEFLLYNASRGFVWLMNSNGHWVFLKPLPAGDVSLSPDVAAFYEHRRYKCFQHVTAVTDKVLGEFYWTVRVGERAEASEYVAAPYSVNVDATDDEVSYTHGEYLEPEVVKEAFGLKEPMPQREGIAPSQPNPHQSGLRSVFVWTGLWVLALFVLSAVLSLTAAKTVVLDEAVVIPPDAAPGTPAAMHFSEPFEVPKRGNMRVEISGTPFNEWLGIQGDLVNQDTNDVVLFYEELSYYRGNDGDGEWTESNMSTSTYLSPVPAGKYALRTTASFAANPRRPRPMTYRVKVIHDTPNSSWFCFALGLMVVGPVVALYRSHSFETRRWAESNV; the protein is encoded by the coding sequence GTGACGCAGGGGAAGTGTCCATCGTGCGGTGCGATGGTGGAGTTCACCGCCGGGTCGGCGCAGGTGGTGGTGTGCGGCTACTGCCAGACGGTGGTGGCTCGCAAGGGCCTGGACTTCGAGTCTCACGGGAAGATTGGCAGCATCGTCCCCACCGATTCGCCGTTGCAGCTCCGCGCGGAGGGGCGCTACCGCAAGGCGGCGTACACCATCGTCGGCCACCTGCAGAAGGACCACGGCGCGGGGCCGTGGGACGAGTGGTACGTGGAGTTCGCGGACGGCCGCACCGGGTGGCTCAGCGAGTCCGAGGGCGCCTTCCACCTGATGTTCGACATGGGGCCCGAAGAGGGCGTGGTGCTGGAGGACCTGCACCCGGGAGAGCGGCTGCACCTGCGCGACCGCGCGTGGGTCATCGAGGAGCGTGGCCATGGCCGCGTGGTGGCCGCCGCGGGTCAGCTCCCCAGCGACGTGGACCCCACGCAGGACGCCTGGTACGTGGACGCCACGGGCCCCAAGGGCGCCTTCCTCACGCTCGACTTCGGCACGCGTGGGCACTCGCCCGAGGTCTTCGTCGGCGAGGCGCTGAAGCTGGAGCAGCTGGGCATCCCGGCCGGGCAGCTCCGGCCCCGCGTGCGCAAGGTGGAGCTGCAGCAGGCGCGCTGCACGCAGTGCAACGGCAACCTGGACCTGCGCGCGCCGGACAAGACGCTGCGCGTGGCGTGTCCCTACTGCGGCGCGCTGCTGGACGCGCGCCAGGGCAAGCTGTCCTTCCTGCGCATGCTGGAGAAGCCGAGCCGGCCGCTCCTCATTCCCCTGGGAACCAAGGGGAAGCTGGATGGCGCGGAGTGGATCTGCATTGGCTACCTGGAGCGCTCGTGCACCGTGGAGGGCGTGCGCTACCCATGGGAGGAATTCCTCCTCTACAACGCGTCGCGCGGCTTCGTCTGGCTGATGAACTCCAACGGCCACTGGGTGTTCCTGAAGCCGCTGCCCGCGGGTGACGTGTCGCTGTCGCCCGACGTCGCCGCCTTCTACGAGCACCGCCGCTACAAGTGCTTCCAGCACGTCACCGCGGTCACGGACAAGGTGTTGGGGGAGTTCTACTGGACGGTGAGGGTGGGCGAGCGGGCCGAGGCGTCGGAGTACGTCGCCGCGCCGTACTCGGTGAACGTGGACGCCACGGACGACGAGGTGTCGTACACCCACGGCGAGTACCTGGAGCCCGAGGTGGTGAAGGAGGCCTTCGGCTTGAAGGAGCCGATGCCTCAGCGGGAGGGCATCGCCCCCAGCCAGCCGAACCCGCACCAGTCGGGCCTGCGCTCCGTCTTCGTCTGGACGGGCCTCTGGGTACTGGCGTTGTTCGTGCTGTCGGCCGTGCTGTCCTTGACCGCCGCGAAGACGGTCGTCCTGGATGAGGCGGTGGTGATACCGCCGGATGCCGCGCCAGGCACGCCCGCGGCCATGCACTTCAGCGAGCCCTTCGAAGTGCCCAAGCGCGGCAACATGCGCGTGGAGATCAGCGGCACGCCCTTCAACGAGTGGCTGGGCATCCAGGGCGACCTGGTGAACCAGGACACGAACGACGTGGTCCTCTTCTATGAAGAGCTGAGCTACTACCGCGGCAACGACGGCGACGGCGAGTGGACCGAAAGCAACATGTCCACCAGCACCTACCTGTCGCCGGTGCCCGCCGGGAAGTACGCGCTGCGCACGACGGCGAGCTTCGCGGCGAACCCGAGGCGGCCGCGGCCCATGACGTACCGGGTGAAGGTCATCCACGACACGCCCAACTCGAGCTGGTTCTGCTTCGCGCTGGGGCTGATGGTGGTGGGGCCGGTGGTGGCGTTGTATCGCTCGCACAGCTTCGAGACGCGGCGCTGGGCGGAGAGCAACGTCTAG
- a CDS encoding polyamine aminopropyltransferase has product MNKTLLYITVIVIATCGLIYELVVGALASYLLGDSITQFSTVIGGYLFAMGIGSYLSRYIERGVAQRFVEVELAVALLGGICAPVLFLTFTLTDLFQVALYGSVIAIGALVGMEIPLLLRILKDQVKFKDLISQVLSLDYVGALAASVAFPLLLVPKLGLVRTSLLFGVLNAAVALWSTWLLAPLLGNPLRLRVKAVGLTVLLLAGFVMGDRLTTFYEDQLYADDVVHASSSPYQRIILTRGKRGFSLFLNGNLQFASLDEYRYHESLVHPAMVRAGKVENVLILGGGDGLAAREVLRYPEVRSVTLVDLDPAITGLATNYGELAKLNRHAMTDPRMRVVNGDAMQFLSEGGAQYDVVVVDFPDPNNFALGKLYTTGFYKLLKKRIAPDGVAVVQSTSPLFARRSFWCVETTLRAAGFWTEPYHALVPSFGEWGYVLIAHEPPARNRPLPEGLLFLDDATMASLTQFPPDMGPLPVEVNRLNNQVLVHYYEAEWQRWN; this is encoded by the coding sequence GTGAACAAGACGCTGCTGTACATCACCGTCATCGTCATCGCGACGTGCGGGCTCATCTATGAGCTCGTCGTCGGGGCGCTCGCGAGCTACCTGCTCGGCGACTCCATCACCCAGTTCTCCACTGTCATTGGCGGCTACCTGTTCGCCATGGGCATTGGCAGCTACCTGTCGCGCTACATCGAGCGCGGGGTGGCGCAGCGCTTCGTGGAGGTGGAGCTGGCGGTGGCGCTGCTGGGCGGCATCTGCGCGCCGGTGCTGTTCCTCACCTTCACGCTGACGGACCTGTTCCAGGTGGCGCTGTACGGCAGCGTGATTGCCATTGGCGCGCTGGTGGGCATGGAGATTCCCCTCCTGCTGCGCATCCTGAAGGACCAGGTCAAGTTCAAGGACCTCATCAGCCAGGTGCTGTCGCTGGACTACGTGGGGGCGCTCGCGGCCAGCGTGGCCTTCCCGTTGCTGCTGGTGCCGAAGCTGGGGCTGGTGCGCACGTCTCTGCTGTTCGGCGTGCTGAACGCGGCGGTGGCGCTGTGGAGCACCTGGTTGCTGGCGCCGCTGCTGGGCAACCCGCTGCGGCTGCGCGTCAAGGCGGTGGGCCTGACGGTGCTGCTGCTGGCGGGCTTCGTCATGGGCGACCGGCTCACCACCTTCTACGAGGACCAGCTCTACGCGGATGACGTGGTCCACGCGTCCAGCTCGCCGTATCAGCGCATCATCCTCACGCGCGGCAAGCGGGGCTTCTCGCTGTTCCTCAACGGCAACCTCCAGTTCGCCAGCCTGGACGAGTACCGCTACCACGAGTCCCTGGTGCACCCGGCCATGGTGCGCGCGGGCAAGGTGGAGAACGTGCTCATCCTGGGCGGTGGGGACGGCCTGGCCGCGCGGGAAGTGCTGCGCTACCCGGAGGTCCGCTCCGTCACGCTGGTGGACCTGGACCCGGCGATTACGGGGCTGGCGACGAACTACGGGGAGCTGGCGAAGCTGAACCGCCACGCGATGACGGACCCGCGGATGCGGGTGGTCAACGGGGATGCGATGCAGTTCCTCTCCGAGGGCGGCGCGCAGTACGACGTGGTGGTGGTGGACTTCCCGGACCCGAACAACTTCGCGCTGGGGAAGCTGTACACCACGGGTTTCTACAAGCTGCTCAAGAAGCGCATCGCGCCGGACGGCGTGGCGGTGGTGCAGAGCACCAGCCCGCTGTTCGCCCGGCGCTCCTTCTGGTGCGTGGAGACGACGCTCAGGGCCGCGGGCTTCTGGACGGAGCCGTACCACGCGCTGGTGCCGTCGTTCGGTGAGTGGGGCTACGTGCTGATTGCGCACGAGCCGCCCGCCCGGAACCGGCCGCTGCCTGAAGGGCTGCTCTTCCTGGACGACGCGACGATGGCGTCACTCACCCAGTTCCCTCCGGACATGGGGCCCTTGCCCGTGGAGGTGAACCGGCTGAACAACCAGGTGCTGGTGCACTACTACGAGGCGGAGTGGCAGCGGTGGAACTGA
- a CDS encoding arylsulfatase → MSLKEYLPGTPFPGVIGRTDEESSPAWPAPLRAKPGAPNVLFIVLDDTGFGQLGCYGSPIRTPNLDRLAKGGLLYNNMHTTALCSPTRSCILTGRNHHSNGMAAITEISVGYPGRNGTIPFENGFLSEMLAGHGYNTYCVGKWHLTPAEQTSAAGPYSRWPLGRGFERYYGFLGGDTHQYYPDLVHDNHQVRPPKTPEEGYHLTEDLVDRAIGFIADAKQVAPDKPFFLYFCTGAMHAPHHVPREWADRYKGQFDDGWDAYREKVFRRQLETGVLPPGTRLSRHDPDVQDWDSLSPEERRLYARMMEVFAGFLEHTDHHIGRLIQSLEASGELENTLIMVISDNGASPEGGLHGSVNELKFFNNAPESLEQNLAALDELGGPRHFNHYPWGWAWAGNTPFKRWKRETYRGGTTDPFIVHWPRGIQARGEIRSQYCHAIDMVPTVLDCLGIEPPTELRGVTQSPIEGVSFKHSFHDADAESRHHTQYFEMFSHRALYHDGWRAVCPFPGPSFTESHEPFGMLKLTEARLREFDTEGWELYHVAEDCSETRNVAAQERDKLIEMIARWYVEAGRYDVLPLITPSVALFAVERPQISRERERYVYRPHTSPAPENVAVHVLNRAHAITARVEVEDGVEGVLLCHGGLTGGYSLFVKDGKLHYVYNFVGEKEFHLESSVDVPKGHAELRFEFQPTGTPDLPAGRGAPGRGRLFINGDLVAQRDISDTMPLLISLGEGLTCGRDENSPVSQRYQPPFAFKGGTLTEVVVDVSGEHVHDAATEANTVMARQ, encoded by the coding sequence ATGTCGCTCAAGGAATACCTTCCCGGAACGCCATTCCCTGGTGTCATCGGCCGGACGGATGAGGAGTCCTCGCCTGCCTGGCCCGCGCCGCTGCGCGCGAAGCCGGGGGCACCCAACGTCCTTTTCATCGTCCTGGACGACACAGGCTTCGGTCAGCTCGGTTGCTATGGCTCGCCCATCCGCACGCCCAACCTGGACCGGTTGGCGAAGGGTGGGCTGCTCTACAACAACATGCACACCACCGCGCTCTGCTCGCCCACGCGCTCGTGCATCCTCACCGGCCGCAACCACCACTCCAACGGCATGGCGGCCATCACCGAAATCTCCGTGGGCTACCCCGGCCGCAACGGCACCATCCCCTTCGAGAACGGCTTCCTCTCCGAGATGCTGGCGGGGCACGGCTACAACACCTACTGCGTGGGCAAGTGGCACCTCACGCCCGCGGAGCAGACGAGCGCCGCGGGGCCCTACTCACGCTGGCCCCTGGGCCGCGGCTTCGAGCGGTACTACGGCTTCCTCGGGGGCGACACGCACCAGTACTACCCAGACCTCGTTCACGACAATCATCAGGTCCGGCCGCCGAAGACACCCGAGGAGGGCTACCACCTGACGGAGGACCTGGTGGACCGGGCCATCGGCTTCATCGCCGACGCGAAGCAGGTGGCGCCCGACAAGCCCTTCTTCCTCTACTTCTGCACGGGCGCCATGCATGCGCCCCACCATGTCCCCCGGGAATGGGCGGACCGCTACAAGGGCCAGTTCGACGACGGCTGGGATGCCTACCGCGAGAAGGTCTTCCGGCGTCAGCTCGAGACAGGCGTGCTGCCGCCGGGCACCCGGTTGTCGCGCCATGACCCGGACGTGCAGGACTGGGACAGCCTGTCCCCGGAGGAACGGCGGCTCTACGCGCGGATGATGGAGGTGTTCGCGGGCTTCCTGGAGCACACGGACCATCACATCGGCCGGCTCATCCAGTCACTGGAGGCGAGCGGGGAGCTGGAGAACACGCTCATCATGGTCATCTCCGACAATGGCGCCAGTCCGGAGGGTGGCCTGCATGGCTCCGTCAATGAGCTGAAGTTCTTCAACAACGCGCCGGAGTCGCTGGAGCAGAACCTGGCGGCGCTGGACGAGCTGGGCGGACCGCGCCACTTCAACCACTATCCCTGGGGCTGGGCCTGGGCGGGCAATACGCCCTTCAAGCGGTGGAAGCGCGAGACGTACCGGGGTGGCACCACGGACCCCTTCATCGTCCACTGGCCCCGAGGCATCCAGGCGCGGGGCGAGATTCGCTCGCAGTACTGCCACGCCATCGACATGGTGCCCACGGTGCTGGACTGCCTGGGCATCGAGCCGCCCACGGAGCTTCGCGGCGTCACGCAGTCACCCATCGAAGGCGTCAGCTTCAAGCACTCCTTCCACGACGCGGACGCGGAGAGCCGACACCACACGCAGTACTTCGAGATGTTCAGCCACCGGGCCCTGTACCACGACGGATGGCGGGCGGTGTGCCCGTTCCCCGGGCCGTCCTTCACGGAGTCGCACGAGCCGTTCGGCATGCTGAAGCTCACCGAAGCCAGGCTGCGCGAGTTCGATACGGAGGGCTGGGAGCTGTACCACGTCGCGGAGGACTGCTCGGAGACGCGGAACGTGGCCGCGCAGGAGCGCGACAAGCTCATCGAGATGATTGCCCGCTGGTACGTCGAGGCGGGCCGGTACGATGTGCTCCCGTTGATTACGCCGTCCGTCGCCCTTTTCGCCGTGGAGCGGCCACAGATTTCGCGGGAGCGGGAGCGCTACGTCTACCGGCCCCACACCTCACCCGCGCCGGAGAACGTGGCGGTGCACGTCCTCAACCGCGCCCACGCCATCACCGCGCGGGTGGAGGTGGAGGACGGCGTCGAGGGCGTGTTGCTCTGCCACGGTGGATTGACGGGCGGGTACTCACTCTTCGTCAAGGACGGCAAGCTGCACTACGTCTACAACTTCGTGGGAGAGAAGGAGTTCCACCTGGAGTCCTCCGTGGACGTGCCGAAGGGACACGCGGAGCTGCGCTTCGAGTTTCAGCCCACGGGCACGCCTGACCTGCCCGCGGGCCGGGGCGCGCCGGGACGGGGACGCCTCTTCATCAACGGCGACCTGGTGGCGCAGCGTGACATCTCGGACACCATGCCGCTGCTCATCAGCCTGGGCGAGGGACTCACGTGCGGCCGAGACGAGAACTCGCCGGTGAGTCAGCGGTACCAACCGCCCTTCGCGTTCAAGGGCGGGACGCTGACGGAGGTGGTGGTGGACGTGTCGGGCGAGCACGTCCACGACGCCGCGACGGAGGCGAACACGGTCATGGCGCGGCAATAG